A window of the Rhizobium sp. ACO-34A genome harbors these coding sequences:
- a CDS encoding sugar ABC transporter ATP-binding protein → MAQIKLDGITKVFGKNTVIPSLDLEIGKGEFVVFVGPSGSGKSTLLRLIAGLEESSGGSIRIEGRDVTTTPCGERGLAMVFQSYALYPHMTVRQNMAFPLEMSGETKASTAAKVEDAARVLDLTRFLERRPSQLSGGQRQRVAIGRAIVRNPTAFLFDEPLSNLDAALRGSMRLEIMKLHQQLESTMIYVTHDQVEAMTMADRIVVLNHGRIEQVGTPQELYERPANLFVAEFIGAPKMNRIEGEFAGQMGAAIIGVRPEHLRIVDGAGAWQGTVELTENLGAESHVHVFCGRAGSLVVRMAGAPSVKVGDTVFLSPAEGHIHRFDREGRALG, encoded by the coding sequence ATGGCTCAGATCAAGCTCGACGGCATCACCAAGGTGTTCGGCAAGAACACCGTCATTCCCTCTCTCGACCTGGAGATCGGCAAAGGCGAATTCGTCGTCTTCGTCGGGCCATCGGGTAGCGGCAAGTCCACGCTCCTGCGCCTGATCGCGGGCCTTGAGGAAAGCAGCGGCGGATCGATCCGCATCGAGGGCAGGGATGTCACCACCACACCCTGCGGCGAGCGCGGGCTCGCCATGGTCTTCCAGTCCTATGCGCTTTACCCCCATATGACCGTGCGCCAGAACATGGCCTTCCCGCTGGAGATGTCTGGCGAGACCAAGGCCTCGACAGCCGCCAAGGTCGAGGATGCCGCTCGCGTACTCGACCTGACCCGTTTTCTCGAACGACGCCCCTCGCAGTTGTCCGGCGGCCAGCGTCAGCGTGTTGCCATCGGCCGTGCCATCGTACGCAACCCGACTGCCTTCCTGTTCGACGAACCGCTCTCCAATCTCGATGCCGCGCTACGCGGCAGCATGCGCCTGGAAATCATGAAACTGCATCAGCAGCTCGAAAGCACGATGATCTATGTCACCCACGACCAGGTCGAGGCGATGACGATGGCGGACCGGATCGTCGTCCTCAATCATGGGCGCATCGAGCAGGTCGGCACACCGCAAGAGCTCTATGAGCGACCCGCCAACCTGTTCGTTGCCGAGTTCATCGGCGCACCGAAGATGAACCGCATCGAGGGTGAATTCGCCGGCCAGATGGGCGCCGCGATCATCGGCGTCCGACCGGAGCATCTGCGCATCGTTGACGGCGCGGGCGCCTGGCAGGGGACGGTAGAGCTCACCGAAAATCTCGGCGCCGAAAGCCACGTCCACGTATTCTGCGGCAGGGCCGGTTCTCTGGTCGTGCGCATGGCGGGGGCACCGTCCGTCAAGGTCGGCGACACGGTCTTTCTCTCCCCGGCGGAGGGACACATTCACAGGTTCGATCGCGAGGGCAGGGCACTTGGCTGA
- a CDS encoding sugar ABC transporter permease, with product MNALRWIVFAVAAFAMNFPVIVTLITSFKSAREVAMNPGLILQAPTLANYAKVLTDTSRFNIYAYLLNSTVAALIGSLLALLLTLPAAYAIVRTGTGRRHLLPLVANLRAVPLVVFAIPLYMMFQFVGLLDTRLGLGLILTIVNLPLSLMMMVSAISDMPGEIDEAARMDRAGSFVILRRIVRPVIRPAVVTAFIFGFITAWNEYLFGLMLTTREAVPVTVGASFFFSASGGGVQWGVASAVMILGALPPAVLGMLIYRQLTGSMTAGAVKG from the coding sequence ATGAACGCGCTTCGCTGGATCGTCTTTGCGGTCGCCGCCTTTGCCATGAACTTCCCGGTGATCGTGACGCTCATCACCTCGTTCAAGAGCGCCAGGGAAGTGGCGATGAACCCGGGCCTCATCCTTCAGGCCCCGACGCTTGCGAATTATGCCAAGGTGCTGACCGACACCAGCCGGTTCAACATCTACGCCTATCTTTTGAACAGCACGGTTGCCGCCCTGATCGGCTCCCTGCTGGCGCTGCTTCTGACCCTGCCCGCGGCTTACGCGATTGTTCGTACGGGAACGGGGCGTCGCCACCTCCTGCCGCTCGTTGCCAATCTGCGCGCCGTGCCCCTCGTCGTCTTTGCGATCCCGCTCTACATGATGTTCCAGTTCGTCGGTCTGCTCGACACGCGCCTTGGTCTCGGCCTCATTCTCACCATCGTCAATCTACCACTCAGCCTGATGATGATGGTGAGCGCGATTTCCGACATGCCCGGAGAGATCGATGAGGCCGCGCGCATGGATCGCGCAGGCTCCTTCGTGATCCTGAGACGCATCGTGCGTCCGGTGATCCGACCGGCTGTCGTCACCGCCTTCATCTTCGGCTTCATCACCGCCTGGAACGAATATCTCTTCGGCCTGATGCTGACGACGCGCGAAGCCGTGCCGGTTACCGTCGGCGCCTCCTTCTTCTTTTCCGCAAGCGGCGGCGGCGTGCAATGGGGCGTCGCTTCAGCCGTGATGATCCTCGGCGCACTGCCTCCGGCCGTGCTTGGAATGCTCATCTACAGACAATTGACCGGATCCATGACCGCTGGTGCGGTCAAGGGCTGA
- a CDS encoding ABC transporter permease — MRTTPQQREGRLLLAPLVAFLIVFLSFPALVDIIYALSDVTFQTMRTPEIVGFRNFAQVLVDPEFWSACWFSLRFGILTALIECGLGLALAIFLSPIVSRHGWTMALIMLPMMVAPSMVGLMYRLVLHEFAGPLPYYLTLWFGTSPAFLDAGNAFWTLVVVEVLQWTPFAFLLFHVAYISIPSEIREAAAMDRASAWKILWRIELPMMKATIAIAIGIRFIDGFRVFDNVFALTGAGAGGSTMSLSIYIYQSFFKGGQIGQAVAASALLFSTSLVVLYGAALVKSQLDRRRIAA; from the coding sequence ATGCGCACCACTCCACAGCAACGCGAAGGGCGGCTTCTTCTGGCGCCTCTGGTCGCTTTCCTGATCGTTTTCCTGAGCTTTCCGGCTCTGGTCGATATCATCTATGCATTGTCCGACGTCACCTTCCAGACCATGCGCACGCCCGAAATCGTGGGTTTCAGGAACTTCGCCCAGGTGCTCGTCGATCCCGAATTCTGGTCGGCCTGCTGGTTTTCGCTGCGCTTCGGCATTCTGACGGCCCTCATCGAATGCGGGCTCGGCCTGGCGCTTGCGATCTTTCTCTCGCCGATCGTCAGCCGCCACGGCTGGACCATGGCGTTGATCATGCTGCCGATGATGGTGGCACCCTCGATGGTCGGTTTGATGTACCGTCTGGTGCTGCATGAATTCGCCGGGCCGCTACCCTACTATCTGACCTTGTGGTTTGGCACGAGTCCGGCCTTTCTCGACGCCGGCAATGCCTTCTGGACATTGGTCGTGGTCGAAGTCCTGCAATGGACGCCGTTCGCCTTCCTGCTTTTCCATGTCGCCTATATCTCGATACCCTCGGAGATCAGGGAGGCCGCCGCCATGGACCGGGCCTCGGCATGGAAAATTCTGTGGCGCATCGAACTGCCGATGATGAAAGCGACGATCGCGATCGCGATCGGCATCCGCTTCATCGACGGTTTCCGCGTGTTCGACAACGTCTTCGCACTGACCGGTGCAGGTGCCGGCGGCTCGACCATGTCGCTTTCCATCTACATCTACCAGTCCTTCTTCAAGGGCGGTCAGATCGGTCAGGCGGTTGCCGCATCCGCACTCCTGTTCTCCACGTCGCTTGTCGTTCTCTATGGCGCCGCCCTCGTCAAATCGCAGCTCGATCGCCGGAGGATCGCCGCATGA
- a CDS encoding ABC transporter substrate-binding protein, with amino-acid sequence MMKMHSLLAAGVAAFLSTTALPGIAAAEVTVLGWPGGSEETALRAAVDVYNARSETAAEDKVELLFFNRDGFYDKLQADLAAGSDAFDINLIATYSIGRYAPFMEPVDLGADAEKVFGKPILETMQFEGKQYGVPTDLSLHFMYYRKDLIDALMADAGAKAKYAEIAQKYFGKSLEPKAPDEWTWEDWATTALYFTKAVNPDSPVRYGTVLQMKNLLFNMMVFQSLPRAYGADWMDASGKVTVDSEAYRTGLELYKKLYDAGATPKDSLSYEYPETNAAWTSGQVATALQWNAAAGELMNPETAPAVAGDTAVIAPPAGPEGRKDHIHGLGLGLNKSSKHKEGAVRFLKWLASEDAALAYAKAGGSPALAPDVVAKIAADRPDLVKLGEFAGAYGYVMNGATSANALSVYEAQAKEFTAYWAGQKSLDEALSAAAQSMTELLKK; translated from the coding sequence ATGATGAAAATGCATAGCCTTTTGGCCGCCGGGGTGGCGGCATTCCTCTCGACCACGGCCCTCCCGGGGATCGCAGCGGCCGAGGTAACCGTACTCGGCTGGCCTGGCGGATCCGAAGAGACCGCCCTTCGCGCTGCTGTCGATGTCTATAATGCGCGTTCCGAAACCGCGGCGGAAGACAAGGTCGAGCTTCTGTTCTTCAACCGCGACGGTTTCTACGACAAGCTGCAGGCGGATCTGGCCGCTGGTTCCGATGCCTTCGACATCAATCTTATCGCCACCTATTCCATCGGGCGTTATGCACCGTTCATGGAACCTGTCGATCTGGGTGCGGACGCCGAGAAGGTCTTCGGCAAGCCGATCCTTGAAACCATGCAGTTCGAAGGCAAGCAGTATGGCGTGCCGACCGACCTGTCCCTGCACTTCATGTATTACCGCAAGGACCTGATCGATGCGCTGATGGCAGATGCCGGCGCCAAGGCGAAATATGCGGAAATCGCCCAGAAATATTTCGGCAAGAGCCTTGAGCCGAAGGCGCCTGACGAATGGACCTGGGAAGACTGGGCGACGACCGCGCTTTATTTCACCAAGGCCGTGAACCCCGATAGCCCGGTGCGCTACGGCACGGTCCTGCAGATGAAGAACCTGCTGTTCAACATGATGGTGTTCCAGTCCCTGCCGCGCGCCTATGGTGCCGACTGGATGGACGCTTCCGGCAAGGTCACGGTTGATTCCGAGGCTTATCGTACCGGTCTCGAACTCTACAAGAAGCTCTACGACGCCGGCGCCACGCCGAAGGATTCACTGAGCTACGAATATCCCGAAACCAACGCCGCCTGGACGTCGGGTCAGGTCGCGACCGCCCTGCAGTGGAATGCCGCCGCCGGTGAGTTGATGAACCCGGAAACGGCTCCCGCGGTTGCCGGGGATACTGCCGTCATTGCCCCGCCAGCCGGTCCCGAAGGCCGCAAGGACCATATTCATGGCCTGGGTCTTGGCCTCAACAAGAGCTCCAAGCACAAGGAGGGCGCCGTGCGCTTTCTGAAATGGCTTGCCTCGGAAGACGCAGCGCTCGCCTATGCCAAGGCCGGCGGCTCGCCGGCGCTTGCCCCGGATGTCGTTGCAAAGATCGCCGCCGACCGTCCGGATCTGGTCAAGCTCGGCGAGTTCGCAGGAGCCTATGGCTACGTCATGAACGGCGCCACTTCCGCCAATGCGCTTTCGGTCTACGAGGCCCAGGCCAAGGAGTTCACGGCGTACTGGGCCGGCCAGAAGAGCCTCGACGAGGCATTGTCGGCCGCCGCCCAGAGCATGACCGAACTGCTCAAGAAGTAA